A region of the Arachis hypogaea cultivar Tifrunner chromosome 15, arahy.Tifrunner.gnm2.J5K5, whole genome shotgun sequence genome:
CAACATATTAATATATAcagattaaattttaaaaaatgggcatttattttaaataaaataaaaagtaatattttatcatttttttatgaaGTGCAAAATTGTTATTCCAAAACACTTAATCACCACTCATTAATTAtcctttttaattatatcttcttccttttctttatttattttataagaattaCACTAATAGATAAAGTGGAGGCAAACctcattaacaaaaatatataattacataaaatCATCACTCCTGTTccattttgttatatatatatatatgaataagcTAAGATCTACTTGTACTCAGACATAGCATCACATACCATATCTAAAAATGTTTCTCTCTGAACAAAGCAATAACCGTGTAGCTACCTGGTTTGCTTTCCGACCAAGTCCCATGAGGAAGTTGTCAGGCTTTATATCTCTATGTAAAAAATCTTTGGAATGTATTAGAGAAAATTCTCAATACTTACTAGAATAAGCTAATTAGCTAAATACACTAGAGAAAATTCTCAAAACAGTATGAAATAATAAAACATACCGCATTAGgtctaaattatataaaaaaatcttatAGAAAAATTATCACACAGTAGgtgtaaaattatataaaaagaaaCATATAATGATATGAATATTGATATGATTTGATTTCTACTTCACACAGCTCATGTTTTAAGTACTTTAATAGATTAAAATATAAAGTCCTCATGATGATGATATGATAccaatttttattacaaaagtgtatgaataaatgtaaaataaataaataaaggagtCAACTAAAGGTCATTTCAAGAGAGAAGTGAATCTTGATATAACAATAAGATTACTTACTTGGCCCCAAACAATAGCTGATTCAGTTGGCCACACACTCTAATCAAAGTATATGAGAATCACAGGTTAGAAGAGAAATATGCACAATCAGTTTCATATCTTATTGGTTATGGAACATAATAAAAGCCCCTAAATTCTTGACACTAGAAACTACAAGTGAATAATGGATTTTTTCAgccttattaaattttatttaggtTTAGCAAATTGATTGAGAATAATAAGAGTGACTTTTATGTCACAAATAGAATAAGTGATTTGTTAACTTTTACATGAAAAGAGTGGAAGTTAGCAATCTCATATAGTAAATAGATAATTACTATTACTACCTTTGAATCCTTAACAATTGGATTCTGGAGCCCTGAAATGACTTCTCTTACATCAAGTATCACTCTTTCTTCTCCATTAATTGTGTTCTTCACAGCTACAGTGCTGCAGCATGTTAAGGTATTAGAAATTGCAACATCAAATTTTTACAAATGAACAATTGGTGGTCATTGCTTTGAAGTTTGAAGTTCTAGTCTAGAATAGTATTCCCTTCAGAAAAGACAAAGTAACTAATTGATACTTCATAGTTCATACCTATCCCAATGACCATTAATTTCACATAGTATTTTCCATGAAGATGAGTCAATGATCTTGCCCTTATTTGCTCTTCGATTTCCCCGAAATCCAAGGAAAGATTACGTTGTGAAGCTTAACTCTGCAACAAGTCCTGTTTCAGGGCATTTGATATTGACATTGCCAACCCAATTGTTCCCAGGGACTGGAAGAAATCTAATTGAGAAGTCAGGAGAATTCATTTCAGCCAATTGCATTCCGCACATATATTTTAAGCTCTTTTCTTCTCAATTGCATTACTCAGTTGGAATGAATTCGTTATGATTTAGATTTTGACCTGTTTAGCATAAAGATTTATcattttctatttatactaaatctGAACTTTGAATGCCAAATACCTATCATGATAAACTCAGAATTTAAGGAAAAGAGGCTTTACATGAATTCTATTTACTTGCAATATTGATGTTTTTGGAAATAAGATACATATATATTTATCACATAAATTTTCAACATGAATCACTAGGTTAACATTATAAGCACTCAGCGCTTAGTATGAAGTTACATGATCCCCTAAAATATAGATCTAGATATCTGTGGTAGTAGACATCttggattaaataattacaaaattcttatcaccaaaatataatatataataaaaaaatctgttattcagattattttttaattgaaattcaGAAGTTTAAAACCACCTATTTACAGATAAATATGTATATACTTTTTCTAAATGAACTGAAATGACATCTCAAATATACTTTAAAGGGCAATGCTCACATCTCAATGAACTGAAATCTTATGCCGAGAAGAAACTAGGAAAATATTGTGTTGAATACCTTTGATAGTGAGATTTCCACAAAGTGACACCCTTTCTATATAAAAGCCTATACTAGACATTACTGTGTGCATTAGAAACATACACAaccattttatatataaatttacaaatattatAATTGATAGTGAGTACATGTTTTTATTCTCACAAAGATTTATTCTCATAACCTGCCAAAATCCAAAGATTTATTCTCACATGATTGCAAATTATAGATTAACACAAAAATTTCTATTAGCTTATTATGTACCTCAATGCTAGGAGGGTGATCTTGAATATTTATGGTAGGATCATCTCTTGAAATGGCCATATTTTCTCTGAATGACATGATCTTTTCCTTAAAGACCTCATTTTTCCTGCATAACAATTGACTTACATTAAATTAAGTAAGCACTGCTTACTGCTATAGCCTACTAAAAACCCAAAACGTCAAGGAAATAAagatttaaaacttttaatttaacACACTCAACCTCAATCTGCTTCTTATCTTCCACATACAAACTGCTTCGTACAAAATCAGATTCCTCATCAtctgaagaagaaaagaaagcttTGGGGCACCTACTCTTAATTCTGTACCTTGTGCATAATAGAATCCACAACCTTGCAAAGTTGGAAGCCTCCCTGATGTGTAGGGGCTTCTATCTCAAATCTTGTCTGCAAATAAAAAGTATGCAAATCGAAATGTGTAGCAGTGATCACTGATCAGAATATAAACCCTATTGGTAATAAGGCAGAGACTAAGAGATATATTTGCTGACTCTTTAACCATATTTAATGTGTGACCACATACATAATCACCAATTTTGTTTCATTCCTAAATAGAATATACAACCAATGTAAGCACACGAGTTCCACATAGCAGAGCATACATTAAGTCAACCAGCTTTGCTAGGAAATAATCAATACTCAGAATAATCAAGAACCAAAATTTCTAGAATGACAAAAGAAAGACAAGTATGAGAAACAGACCTGGATAAGTACCATTTGTAGTGAGAAGTCCATAACGATGCTGTCATTTATGGAAATTGACAGTAGAAATTAATTAAAGTTGTTCAaagacaataacaacaacaacactgaAATTCAATCGAaaccaaaacaaaattgaaattcaatcaagTTATGTAGGTCCATCAAGAAttcaagaaaatgaaaaataaaatcaattaaaaccAAAAATTCTTTTGTTCGTTGCTTTCTTTCAAtaaaaagagggaagaagaataaAACAGAAGAGGGAGCTCAAACGTGATATCATCATAATCCATAATCATCTAACATACATACAaacaaaattagaagaaaatttaGTGAATGACTGACCTCCAATTTCTTCTAACATGGAATAAAATCGAAAACCTTGAATTAAAGGATAAGACATAGTCATTGTTAGCATAAAACATGGAATATTTACAAATCATGAGTAAACAGAAGATAATGTAAATTTGTATACTAACCTAGATGCTCAACGAAGCTCGATGGAGATGGAGAAGTCGCAGAACATAACTCGATGCCGCAGGAAACACTTGCGCAACAGATCTCATCAATGGAAGAGAAGCGTTGATGGAGGAGATCGCCGCTGGAGAAGATCGTTGGAGGAAACACTTGCGCAACAAATCTCATAGTTTTATGAAGTTTCTGCAACAGATCTCATAGTTTTATGAAGCACCGCCGGAGGAGAACCTGCCAGAGGAGATCATCGCTGGAGAGAGCACACAATCTCGTCAGAGGATAATGCCACTGAGAGGATCATCGCCAGAGCAGTCGCTGGAGCAGATCGTCACCAGAGCAGTCACTGGAGAAGAGCACAGATCTTCGTTTTCGGGTTTGGTGGCAACGCGAGTTAGTTTCAGTAGTAATGGGTTTTTGGGTTAGGGTTTTCCTTTGTTGGAGAAggattttattttccttcttttttaaataatgaattttgataatggcggtttaaaaccgcctgAATCaccaaaaatgtcattttatgcaCATTAATTATGGCAGCATCATAAAATGCCATAATATTTGAATATTATGGCGGTTCTAAAGATCCACTGTAATATAAATGtcattttaaactcttttttttgtagtgctcctattacaaaaatgagtgccttgatcactcacgattgctcgtggtgatccaaagcgacagataatattatttcaaacaaaagagacaacaacgttagcatcatcagtacgggtaggaattgcttccacccatttagaaacataatcaacagctaacaatatgtataagaaaccactagagtttggaaatggacccatgaagtcaatgccccaaacataaaaaatttcacagaacaacataagttgttggggcatctcatccctcttggatatattcccaaacctttggcatggggagcaAGATTCACATAAAATAGTTGCATCCTTAAAaagtgtaggccaccagaatccataatctaaaatttttctagctgttctttgaggtccaaagtgtccaccactctcagaagagtggcaagcctctaaaattgactgaaattctgattatggcacacaccttctaattatctggtcagcaccatacctccataaatatgggtcatcccatatataatatttggactcacttttaagcttgtccctttgatgcttagtaaaattaggagggaatgtatgactaaccaaataattagctataggtagGGGTGCACAAGACCCAGTCCGGCTCGAAGACCCGGACCGGGCCCGGTGACTTCGGGGCTAATTTGGCTCGGCTTTGTTATAGCCCGGTCATacccgaggtttcaatagatGGCCCCGGTTATTTATTAAATCGGGTTCGGGCCAAGCTTCGGGTCACCCGGCCCCCGCCCGTTGGACCTGTGCGTGtagtaagaaaaaataaaaaaaatatgcactatgtTTTATTGTTTCTTGGCTTTGTGTTTAATGTCCACAATTTCATTCTTCAGGACTCAGGCTTCACATTTCACAACCCAATAGCCCACAATATTCAGGGGTTAGGGCACACTGCACAGCATACAACACACTCTCTCGGTCTCTCTCACTCAAACTCGTTTCCCACTTTCCCTGAGGCGCAGCGCCGTAGCCCCAAGCCCCCAATGACCAATGGAGAGCTTCTCTTTCACACCTCCATGCCATTTGTGCTTCTTAATCTTACTTCACTCTCTCCTTCACTACCAATCTTCTTTAATTTATTCGCTGTCGCTTTTTTcaccttcttcctctttctccaccAAGTTTGATCAACCACTACAATTGCTGACCGTCAAACACCGTGTGCACCAGTAACTCGCCTTTAATCATCTCTCAGAGACTTAGAGTTCTCACCAACGCAATGTTCATCGCAAGACGCAGAGCAGGTAATTTGTTTTTGCTAAAAACCattgattttcattttttttgcaaCTACCGGCCTATTGAGTGCTAAATATTTCAGCTATTTTGTTTGTTAATTTTTGGAAAGGACTAATGAAATCGTTGACATTTTTCTTGCTATAATTGGTTTAATTTTGAGAAAAACTAacaaaattgatttttttgtgtttaattttctGGTTTGTATTTTGAATGCTTCAATGATGAGAGTTACGGGTTAGATGAAAGTAGGAAGAAGTTATTGATTAGAGATAGGAATTAACAATTGAGAGGaattgggagcaggaacaataaTTTGCAATTATAATTATTGGCTGCCTTAGCAAATTATTGGAAGTAGGAAGTAGGAacaataattttagttttataatttgcACCGCTAATAATTGTAATTGATCTCTTCCACTTAAAATTTgattgttatttaaaaattaaatttcctgGTTTGTGCACTTTATGTTATTGTGTAATAATGCTTTGGTGAGTATTGAGTAATGCTTTGGTTTGATCTCCCACTAATAATGCTTTGGTGAGTATTGAGTATTGAGTAATAAGTTGGTTTGATCTACCTTCAATTATTATATATGGCTCTATGCCTTATTTCACTTAAGTTTTACAATAATAAGAATGAGACCGACATATATATGAATCTttcttatttgttttgtttttattttttggattagtAAATTAAACATTTAATTCTTTTTGCATTTGTTATTGTTAAATGATGAGACTGAACAGTGAACACTTGTTTAAGTATACTCAATTTTATTTAGATATATTGAATTTATGATAAGTTGTTTAAGTATGTTTAGTTTTTTTTCGATATATTGTTATATGaatcttttttatatttagataaacACAAATGGGAGGAGGAGATCCTAGTTCTATTGCAGTCCAAAGTAATGAGGACAACAAAGCTATGGACATAGAGCATGAGGTTGCTGCTGTCGAGGGACAGCAGGCTACTCGCAAGGAAAAAAAGTCTTATGTTTGGACGCATTTTAAACAGCTTCCATTTAGCGAGACCAATGGAGAGCACAAGGCCAAATGTAATCACTGTCGAAAAGTATATCTATGTCATCCAACTAGCCATGGCACAAATTCTTTGAATAAACACTTGAAAATTTCTCATAAGTGGATATTTACAAAAGCAGGCAAAAATGGTACACTTTATGGTTATATgcctaaggttggtgaagaaggTGAAGCCGGCAAAACTTTCAAAGTCAATGGCTAAGCTTTGAAGATTGTAGGAAGGCAATGGCTGAGTTTATTATCCTTGATGAACACCCTTTTAAAGTGGTCGAAGGGATTGGGTTTCGCAAAATGATTAATCAATTTGAGCCAAGATTCACTgtactggtatgcgaaattgttactctgaggttgtaaaatttgttgttcgttctctccctggcaatggcgccaataactggtgcacaataccatggtccaaacataacttcacaacttcgcacaactaaccagcaagtgcactgggtcgtccaagtaataaaaccttacgtgagtaagggtcgatcccacggagattgttggtatgaagcaagctatggtcatcttgttaatctcagtcaggcggatatcaaatggatatggagttttcgaataataataataaataaatagaaaataaagatagaaatacttatgtaattcattggtgagaatttcagataagcgtatagagatgctttcgttcctctgaatctctgctttcccgttgtcttcatccaatcagtcttactcctttccatggcaagctttctgtaagggcatcaccgttgtcaatggctacatcccatcctctctgtgaaaatggtccaaatgctctgtcacggcatggctaatcatctggaggttctcgatcatactggaataggatttactatccttttgcgtctgtcactatgcccagcactcacgagtttgaagttcgtcacagccatcccttcccagatcctactcgaaataccacaaacaaggtttagactttctggatctcaagaatggccatccatgggtactaacttataccacgaagatactaataactcggactcggtcccctgtattagatatctaagagatactcattctagcttggttgcatgtagaacggaagtgtttttcaggcacacgttcataagtgagaatgatgatgagcatcacataatcatcacattcatcatgttcttgtgtgcgaatggatatcttagaagtagaataagttgaattgaatagaaaatagtagtactttgcattaaatcatgaggaacagcagagctccacaccttaatctatggagtgtagaaactctaccgtttgaaaatacataagtgataatggtccaggcatggccgaatggccagcccccataaaagtctaagatagcataaaactgatcaaagatccttaatacaatagtaaaaagtcctatttatactaaacaagttactagggtttacagaagtaagtaattgatgcataaatccacttccggggcccacttggtgtgtgcttgggctgagcttgaagtttacacatggagaggtcattcttggagttgaacgccagtttgtaacgtgtttctggcgttcaactctggtttgtgacgtgtttctggcgtttaactccagactgcaacgtagaactggcgttcaacgcccttttgtatcatctaaactcggccaaagtattgactattatatattgctggaaagccctggatgtctactttccaacgcaattggaagtgcgccattttgagttctgtagcttcagaaaatccacttcgagtgcagggaggtcagaatccaacagcatcagcagtccttcttctacctctgaatctgatttttgctcaagtccctcaatttcagccagaaaatacctgaaatcacagaaaaacacacaaactcatagtaaagtccagaaatgtgaatttaacataaaaactaatgaaaacatccctaaaagtaactagatcctactaaaaatatactaaaaataatgccaaaagcgtataaattatccgctcatcatgtaccATCCAGGATGACAATGTCAAGAGATTACTTTCATCTTTATTTAGATGAGAAGAAAAAACTTAaagcttggttggcaaagtcatgtGCTCGAGTTTGTTTGACATCATATTATTAGACATCAAATCAAAATCTTAGCTACATGAGCCTAACTGCACATTTCGTTGATGACGAATGGAAGTTACAAAAGAGAATTCTCAATTTTTGCTTGATTGAAAACCACAAGGGAGAAACAATAGGGAGAGAAATTAAGACATGTTTGAGAGAGTGGGGAATTGAAAAGGTCTTCACAATCACATTAGACAATGCATCTTCAAATGATGGGGCTATCACTTACCTTCAAAGAAAATTAGCTGCAAGGGGTGGATTAGTGTACGGAGAAAAATATTTGCAAATGAGGTGTTGTGCTCATATTCTCAACTTGATAGTGAATGAAGGAATTAAAGAGCAACATGCCTCAATTGAAAGCATTCGAAATGCTATTAGGTATATTAGATCTTCTCCccaaagaattaaaaaatttaaag
Encoded here:
- the LOC140178961 gene encoding uncharacterized protein isoform X2 gives rise to the protein MRFVAQVFPPTIFSSGDLLHQRFSSIDEICCASVSCGIELCSATSPSPSSFVEHLGFRFYSMLEEIGASLWTSHYKWYLSRQDLR